The region TTCCGCGGCGACTTCATCGGCTACGAGAGCACGGCGGACCTCTCCACGCGTGCGGCGGAGGCCGAGCCGGTCGAAGGGCAGCCCCTGCATCCGGGTTCGGGGTGACGGCCGGCCGGCCGGTCGGGACTCGTCCATGCTCCTCCCTTGCGATACCGGCCGTTCTGCGCGCCGACTGCCCCCCGGGCGGTCGCGGGCGGGTTTCCGCCTCGGCCGCGCCGCCCGTCTCAGGGCCGGAACCGGGTCTGGCTGAACTCGTCCCCCCGGCCGAACGCCAGGATCTTCGACGGCCGGACGGCGAACACCGGGACCACTTCGCCCGGCACACCGGAGGTCTCCGGCTGGGGCCCTTCCGGCCGGTGCCGGAAGCCGTCCTCGACGGCGTCGTACGGCCACCGGATCTTCGCCATCCACAGCGCGGCGAGGCGTTCCAGCGTCGGGAGGCCGGTGACGCGTACGGCCGGGCCCTCGACGACGATGTCGAGCCCCTGCCCGTAGGCGTTGTTGCCGGTCGTCAGGACGCAGTTCGGATTGCGGGTTGACAGCCGCTGATTCGGTTGTAGGCCAGGGTTGGTCATACAGTCCCCCATATGAGTGATGCGGCTGAGGAATGGATCTCTACGGGTAAGGCGGCGAAGCGGTTGGGGGTGTCCACGAGGACGTTGCGCCGCTACACCCTGGAGGGGGTGTTGGAGGACCGCCGTTCGCCGGGTGGCCGGCGGGTGTTCCGGGTCGCTGACTTGGACGCGCTGGCCCGGCGTCGCGGGACTCCGGCCGTGTCGGCGACCGGTTCGGTGGTGTTGTACGGGCGGGTGTCTTCGCACCGGCAGCGGGCCGAGGGGGACCTGGACCGGCAGATGGAGCGGCTGCGTCGGGCGGCCGGTGGCCGGCCGGTGGCCGGGGAGTTCACCGATGTCGCCTCGGGGCTGTCGGACAAGCGCAAGGGGATGCGGCGTGCGCTGCGGGCCTGTCAGGCGGATGCGGTGACGGTGTTGCTGGTGACGCACGATGAGCGGCTGGCCCGGTTCGGGACCGGCCTGCTGGCGGAGGTGGTGTTGCCGTCGTGGGGGTGCCGGCTGGAGGTCGCGGGCGGGGACGAAGAGCTGGACGGGAGTGAGGAGGGGGACCTGGTGCGGGACATGCTCGCGGTCGTCACCTCGTTCTCCGGCAGGTTGTACGGGGCCCGTTCGGCGAAGGCTCGCGCGCTCACGTCGGCGGTGAAGTCCACCACCGAGGCGCCTGATTTGTAGGCCACGGTTGGCTATGTGTACGATCTTTCTTGTTGGTTGGAGACCCGCAACGGAAGGGGGCTGTGATCGTGGGCAAGCGCATCAGGAGGAAGCGCGAGCTGCGGACGATCTCGGCCCCCTTCACCGTTTCCGCTCCCACCGGCGCCCGCATACGTGACCGTGCCCGCGTCGACGAGCGGGACGAGCAGGTGCTGCGCCTGGTCGGCGAACACCTCGGCCACCACCAGCGCAGCGACCTGGCCCGGCGCATCAGCCTCGGCAAGGTCGCCGCGAAGGACAACCAGCGCGCACCGCGCAAGAAGTCCCTCACGGCCGTCTCCTCCTCCCGCTGGGCCGGGGCCATGACCCGCGCCTGCGAGGACCAGTACCAGCTGTCGACCCGGGCCCTGTTCGACGAGCGGGCCTTTCTGCGCCGCGCCGTGCGCACCGTGGAGAAGCGGCTGGCCGCACCGTGCGGGCAGCGCTCGAAGTCCGGCGTGCGCGGTTACCCGACTCGGGCTGAACGCTTCGAGAAGCAGCGCCGGCTTCAGGTCCTCACCGGCCGACTGGCCGTTGTCGAGGAGCGCATCGAAGCCGGCCGCCCCACGGTCACGGTCGGGGGCCGGCGCCTACTGAAGGCCCGCCACAACCTCGACGCTGCACAGCTGACCGAGCAGGAATGGCGGCAGCGGTGGGAATCCGCCAGGTTGTTCCTGACGGCGGATGGCGAGTCCGGCGCCCCGTACGGCAACTACACCATCACCGTCGACCCCGCCACGGGCGAGGTCACGATGGTGCTGCCCGAATCCCTGCGGCATCTCGCGAATGCCCCCCGCGGCCGCTACCGGTTCTCCTTCACCGTGCGGTTCAACCACCACCGCGAGAAGTGGCTGGACCGGGCAACCGCGAACCGGGCCGTGCGTTACGACTTCGTCCACGACCCGGCCCGAGGCCGCTGGTACCTGGACGCGTCCTGGGGTGTTGAGGCGGCCGCACTGCCCGCGCCGGAGGAACTCCGCGAGTCAGGGAAGCACCTGCTCGCGGTCGACCTGAACGCCGACCACCTTGCCGCGTACGTCCTCGACGTCCACGGCAACCCCGTCGGCGCCCCGATCGCCATCCCCCTCGACCTCACCGGACCGGCCTCCCGGCGCGACGGCCGGCTCCGCGCAGCGATCTCCGAACTCCTGCGCACAGCCCGCGCCCACCAGTGCGCGGGCATCGCGATCGAGAACCTCGGCTTCGACGACGCCCGCGCCACCGGCCGCGAGACCATGGGCCGCGGCAAGCGCGGCAAGACGTTCCGTCGCACCGTCGCGGGCATCCCCACGGCCAAGTTCCGCGAGCGCCTGCGTTCGATGGCCTTCCACGCGGGCCTGGTCGTCATCGCCGTCGACCCCGCCTACACCAGCATCTGGGGCGAGAGGTACTGGAAGGCCCCGCTCCAGCAGACCAACCAGCAGACCACCGTCACCCGGCACCACGGTGCCTCGGTGGCTATTGGACGACGCGCCCTCGGGCACCGAGCACGGCGACGGCCAGGTGTGACCGCACGCGACCAGAGGATCGTTGCGCGGAGAGCTACCGGCCAGGCCCTGCCCGTCCCGAGGGCACGTGGGACCGCGAACCCACCCAGGACAGCGAGCACGCCCCCCACGGGCGACCAGACTCGACCGGGCCAAGGTGACCAACTCGCGCTGTTCCCCGACCCCGAACACCGTTCGCGGGGTCACCGGACAAGTCCGGGCTCATGCGATTCGGCCAACAGTGGCCAACATCGCTAAGAACGGTTCGTTGGTCATGATTCCCCTGTCCTGTCGCTGGTCGACGCGGTCCTCGGTCAGGACAAGTCTGCGCACGAACCGGCGCTCGCAGCCGTACGCGAGGCGCTCGCCGCCCCAGCAGTCACCGCAACCGGCCAATCCGGCCCCGCCCCTCCGGGATGACAGCATTCACGCATGGACAGGGATACCGAGGAGCGCAGCGGGATCGTGGTGCGCCGCGCGCTCCCCACGGACGCGGGCGCCCTCGCGGAAATCGACCCGGTCGCGGCCGGGGGAGACGCCGGGCGGCGCGCGAGCATCGTGAAGTGGTGCGAGCAGGGACTGGCGTACGTGGCGCAGGACGCGACCGGGTCGCTCGCGTACTGCGTGCTCGAGTACACGTTCTTCGAGCAGGGCTTCGTCACCATGCTGATGGTCGCTCCGGAGGCCCGCGGCCGGGGCGTGGGGCACCGGCTGCTGGACGCCGTGGCCGCCTCGTGCACCACTCCCAAGCTGTTCACGTCGACCAACGTGTCCAACCAGCCGATGCAACGCCTCCTCCAGCGGGCCGGCTGGACCCCGGCGGGACTGCTCCACGGCCTCGACGAGGGCGACCCGGAGTTGTTCTACCTCCACCGACCGCGTACCGGCGCTACGCCGCCGTAGCCGGCTCCCGCTCCGCGCCCGCGTCCGCCGTCCTCCCCGCGCCCCGCAGCCACGTGAGGGACAGCAGGCCCGCCCCGGCCATGACGGCGGACGCGCCGACCGCCGCGATGCTCATCCCATGCGTGAAGGCGTCGCGCGCCGCCGCCAGCACGGCGTGGGCCGACGCGTGTGGCAGGTGTGCCGCGACGGCCGTGGCACCGCCCAGCGTCTCGCGTACGGCGTCGGCCTGCGGTACGCCCGAGGGCAGCGCACCGGTCATGTCCCGGCTGTAGGCGGCGGCCCCGACGGACCCCAGGATCGCCATGCCCAGCGCGCCGCCCAGCTCCTGGCCCGACTCCAGCACGGCCGCCGCCGACCCCGCGCGCTCCGGCGGTGCCGCGCCCAGGGCGAGTTCGTTGGCCAGCGTCATCGCGGCCACCAGGCCGCCCGCGTACACGGAGCCGCCGGCGAGGACGAACCACAGCGCCGAGTCGGTCCGGACCTGGGACAGCCAGAGGAACCCGCAGGCGGAGACGAGGAACCCGCCTCCCATCACGTACGCCCGGTCGACACGCCGCGCGAGTGCCGCTCCGGCCGGGACGGCGACCGCCACTCCGGCGGACGGCACCAGGCTCCACAGCGCGGCGCGGAACGGGCTCAGGCCGAGGACCGACTGCAGGTACTGGGTGACGAAGACGGCCATCCCGACCGTGGAGAACATCGCGAGGAGATTCGCGAGCACCGGGCCGCCGAAGGCCCGCCGGCC is a window of Streptomyces sp. NBC_00708 DNA encoding:
- a CDS encoding IS607 family transposase — encoded protein: MSDAAEEWISTGKAAKRLGVSTRTLRRYTLEGVLEDRRSPGGRRVFRVADLDALARRRGTPAVSATGSVVLYGRVSSHRQRAEGDLDRQMERLRRAAGGRPVAGEFTDVASGLSDKRKGMRRALRACQADAVTVLLVTHDERLARFGTGLLAEVVLPSWGCRLEVAGGDEELDGSEEGDLVRDMLAVVTSFSGRLYGARSAKARALTSAVKSTTEAPDL
- a CDS encoding GNAT family N-acetyltransferase, producing MDRDTEERSGIVVRRALPTDAGALAEIDPVAAGGDAGRRASIVKWCEQGLAYVAQDATGSLAYCVLEYTFFEQGFVTMLMVAPEARGRGVGHRLLDAVAASCTTPKLFTSTNVSNQPMQRLLQRAGWTPAGLLHGLDEGDPELFYLHRPRTGATPP